From Fusobacterium varium:
GCTATATTACAAAATTTTCTAGAGGATATTGTAAATTTATAACAGAAGAAAAATTATGTAGAATTCATAGAGATTTTGGCTGGGAATGCCTAAGCAATACTTGTAAAGTTTATCCAAGAAATTTAAAACTAACTTCACGAGGCTTAGAAATTAGTTTGGTTTTTTCCTGTAGTTCAGCAGCTAAACTTTTATTATCAAAAGAAAAATTTGAAATTATAAAAATAAAAAAAGAAGAATTCTTTTTAATGAAGCCCAATAATATATCATTTTTAATTCCTGAAAACAATATAAAAACAAATATATCCTCAAAATACTATGAATTAGAAAATTTATTAATTAATATTTTAAATTCTGAAGAAAACTTAGGGAAAAAATTACAATATATTGATATTACCTTAAAAACAATTTTATCTACTGAAATAAAAGAGTTTGATTTTAAAAAATCTAATAAAGATTTTCTTGATTTCAAAGAGAAGGATTACAGTAGCTCAGGAGTTGCTGATTTAGTTGTAAAAACAATTCTTGCAAAAAGAGAAAGAAGTAAGGCTGTAGCTTCAGAGTATATAAATCTATTAAAATTAATAAGGTTAACAGGTACCTTAGAAAAAGATAGAGATATTTTAAGGGATGAATCTTTTATTTTAAATGATGAAGATATTGATATGTTGAAAAAGTTATGGCCTAAAGATTATGATAATATTTTGAAAAATTATTTATTATGTTCAGTTTTCAATAAAGATTTTTATTATAATATAACCTATGGATTTATGAAATTAGTTATATCAGGTGCATTATTAAAATTTAAAATACTTTTAAATATTAAATATTTAAAAAGAGCACTTTCAGAAGAAGAATTAATATACACAATAAAGTCTCATGATAATGATTTAGTTCATGATGGAGAATTTTTTAATGAATTTTATAAAAAAAATGAAATAGATATAAATGAATATAATAAAAAAATATTGACAATTTTATACTAAAAGAGGATGGAATAATGAATATAAAATTAAGAATGATAGGAAATAAAATGGATTCTAGTAAAATATTATTTAATTTGGAAAAAATGCAATTAGGAACAAGATTACTTGTAGAAAAGTTTCCTATAACAAGAGATATAGGAATCCTAACTGTTATAAATAGCTTTAATGAGCTAGAAAATGAATTTCAGATAGTAGTAAAGGATTCTCATGGAAAAGAACTAGGAAAAGGAGAAGTATTTAGATTAAGAATTATGACAAGGGAAAAGGAAGCTATAATTATTTATAATATTAACAAAGCATATTTTGAAAAAAAAGAAGATTTTTATACAATAGAGCTTTTAAACAAAGGAAATATTATTGATAGATTCGATTTAAGTTGTGAAACTAATATATATAATATTTATAATAATTTAGATGATAAGGGAACAATAAATTTATCTTGAAAGTTGAGTAAGGAAACCTCTTTAATGAATAAACATCTTGGTAGAAAAAATATGAAAAATTAGGAGAATAAAAGAGGATAAAATATGAAAATAAATAAAGAAAGTGAATATGCAATAAGAATAGTTAAATATTTATCAGAAATACCAGAAAACAAATTAATTGGTTCAAAAGAAATAAGCAAAAAAGAAGAAATTTCGATTAATATGACTACAAAAATTTTAAGATTTTTAGTTAATTATGGAATTATAGAATCTTATCGTGGAACATTAGGTGGATATAGGTTAAAAAGAGATAAAGTAAGCTATTATGAAATAATAAAAGCTATTCAAGGAGAATTATATATATTAAATGATTTTAAATCCTTAGAACAAAAAGAAAATGAAGTCAAAAAAAATTTGTGGAAAATTCAAAAAATATGTAAGAATAAACTTTATTCACTTGAAATAAAAAAGAATTTTTTTGATAGTTAAAGTAATACCAAAGTAGGGGGAAATTTATGAATTATATAAAACTAAGTGAAAAAATTTTAAAACATAATCTAAAAAATAAGAAAAGAATAACTCTTAGTCTAATTGTGACTTTTTTAATGACAGGATTTGGAAATTATGAAGAAATAGATGCAAGAGATTTAAGGCAGAGAAAAAAAGAAGCTAATACTATTAAAATAGGACAAAATGGTCCTACTTTAAATGAATCAGCCAATGGAACTGATGTTATTAATATAAATAATCCAAATTCAAATGGAATTTCTCATAATAAGTTTATTGATTTAAGTGTTGGATACGAAAACGGTATTATTTTTAATAATAGTTTAAATAATGGAGTTTCTGAAATAGGTGGATATTTAACTAAAAACCCTAACCTATTCAAAGAAGCTACAACTATACTCAATGAAGTTACAGGAAATAATATTTCAAATATAAATGGAGATATTGAAGTATTTGGAAAAAGAGCAGATTTTATTTTAGCTAACGAAAATGGAATTAATCTTAATGGGGCTACATTTATTAATACAAATGGAGTAACTTTAACAACTGGAAGTCCAATTATTACAAATAATAGTGTTGACTTCAATATAAATAAAGGAAATATTAACCTTAATGGAGTAGGGACAAGTGGGAATTATTTTAATGTGTTAGCTAAGACTATTAATATATATAAAGAAATATCAAGTTTAAAAGCAGAAAATGATCCAAATATATCTTTAATAGCGGGAGAAAACAAAATCACTCTATCAAAAACTAATCTTGCCAATCCAGTAATAAAAGACTCTAAAAATACTATCTCTGATAAATATGGAATATATGCAACTAATTTAGGAGCTATGTATGGAAAAAATATTAGACTCATAAGTACTGATAAAGGATTAGGAGTCAGGCATGAAGGAATAATTTCAAGTTCTGAAGATATTGAAATTAGCAGTTCTGGAGATATTACAATTTCAAATTTAGCATCTAAAGGAAATATAAAAATTGATGGTAAAAAAAATTTACAAACTTTAAATACCACATATAAAGAAAAAGGAATTGAATACTCTAATGGAATAAGAGCAGATAAAAATATTGATCTTGAGGTTAAAGGCGATATTATTCTTAACTCAAAATTAGAATCTTCAGATGGAAATATAAACATTACTGCCAAAAATTTAATATTAAAAGAAAAAACAAATGCAAATATAAATTCTTTAAAATCTATAATTATTAAGTTAGATGAAACTCTTGATGTTCAAGGAATTATGATTCCTACTATTTCTGGAAGAGGAGAAAAAGAACCTCCTCTTTTGATTAGAACAGATACAAAAGGAAATCTTATAGTTAAAGATCCAAAAACTGGAAAAATTTATTCTGATGATGAAATTATATGGGTTAGTTCTGGAATTTCAGGTTCTCAAGTAGATATTTTTGCTCAAAATTTAAAAAATAAAGGTTTGGTATCTGGAAAAAAAGCATTAAAAATAAATACTAAAAACTTAAATAACACTCTAAATGGAAAAATTATTGCTGCAGATGGAGAGGTTATAATTAAAACAACATCAGGAGAGATAATTAATATAGGTTTAATATCAGGAAAATATATAACTATAAATGCCTTAAACAATATAGAGAATAAAGGATTAATTGCTTCAGATAATAATTTGAATATCAGCACTTTAAATAATGTAGAGAATAAAGGATTAATCACTTCAGGTAATGACATCATAATAACTTCAGAAAATAATATTACCAATACTGGTGGAATAGAAGCTAAAAATAACATATTTATCAGTGCTGTAAAAAATATTCTTAACTCTCAAAGAATTATAAGTGAAAATGATATAAATATTATAGCTGATTCATTTATTTCAACAGGAAGCGAAGAAAAATTAAATGAATATGTCAAGCTTTTAAATGAATTTAGTTTAGAAAGATCAGAAAAAGTGAATGAAGAAATAGCAGATTTAGAAAAAAATTTAATTTTAGAAAAAGATCCTCAAAAAATAAAAGAAAAAAAACAAAAAATAAAAACTCTTAAAATAGAACAGGAAAAATTGGATTCATTAAAGACAAAAATTGCTTCTTTTGAGTCTTTAGGAGTAATTGAAGGAAATAATATTGGAATAACAACTGTTAGTGATATAAAAAATAATGGAATTATATTGACAAAAGAAGACTTAAAATTAGAATCTAAAGGAAACATTATTTCTAAAGGAGCTATAACAGTTGGAAAAAATGCAGAAATAATTGGAGATAATTTTAATAATGAATCTTTATCAATTGCAGGAAAATTAAATACATCTATAAATAAAAATTTTGTTTCTAAAAATTTAAGTATTCAAGATAAAGCTGAAATAACAGCCTCTAAAATAATTAATCAAGGAAAACTTATAGCAAACAATGATTTACTATTAACTGGAAATATAGATAATGATTCGGAAATTTCTACAAAGGGAAATATAGAAATAAAAGGAGATTTAAGTAATAAAGGAAATATAATCTCAAATGAGAAATTAAAAATATTCTCAAATAATAATATTACAAATACAGGAAATATAGATATAGAAGGAAATGTGGATATTGAAACTAAAAAATTCAATACAAATGGAAAGATTAATATTGGTCAAGATTTAAAATTATCAACTGATAATTTTAACAATGATGGAAGTATGCAAATAAAAGGAAATACCAATATTAAATCTTATGATTTCAATAATAGAAATGAATTAAAAACAAATGGAAAAACATCACTTTTAAGCAGCAATGAATTAAATAATTTAGGAAAACTGTATAGTTCTGAAAATATTGAGATTAATGCGAAAAATTTAAAAAATGTTGGTGAGATAGCTTCTAAAGGGTTATTAATAGATTCTGATGGAAATATTATTAATAGTGGAAGTATTCAATCTCAAGGAAATATTAATATTAATAATTCAAAAGAAAATTCTACAATTATTTCTAATGGAGAAATTTTAGCCACTAAAGAAATAAAAATTAATGGAGAAAAAAGCAGTTTAAAAAATACTGGTAGAATAGAATCAGAAAGCTCTATAGATATTAATATATCAAAAATAAATAATGTAGGAAATATAAAAAGCAAGAATAATACAAATTTAAAACTAGGGGATAAGTCATCAAATATTGGAAATATTATATCTAGTGGAAATATAAATGTAATAGGAAAAAAAGGAGATATAAATACTGGAAAAGTTCAGGGAATAGGAAATATATCAATTTCTACTGGAGGAGATATAGTTAATAATGGAATGATTGTGAGTAATGAAAATATTGATTTATCTGGTAAAAATATTACTAATGAATCTGGAAATACAATATGGTCAGGAAAAGATATAGTAATTGAAGCTGCCAAAAGCATTCATAATAAAATTTCATCAACTATTGAATCAGTTGAAAATATGGAGTTAGCTTCACAGACTTTAATAAATGAAGGTGGAACTATTCAAGCTGGTAAAGATTTAGATATTAAAACAGATTCTTTAATTAATAAGAGTAATGTAAGTGGAGAATTGAAATATGAAATGACAGAGTTTAAGACACTACATATATGGCAAGAGGGAGGTTTTAATCATTGGGATTATGTAACAGTTATTGTTCCAAATATTTCAAATGAAATGTATATAAAGGATAAAGCAAGCATCACTTCTGGCAAAAATTTAAGTATAGATTCTTTAAATTCAGACAAGGCAAATGTAGTTAATGAGTCAGGAACAATATCAGCAGGAAAAGATATTATGATTAAAGGTAATTTAACAAATAAAACAGCCTATAAAGAAGTTGATATTAACTGGCTGCTGGAAAATATTATAGTTGACTTAAGATGGGAAACAAGAACTCTTGGACTGGATCTTTATTTAAACAGTGGGCATACATTTAAAGGTAGTTTAAAGGATGCTCTATATAACAATAAATTTTCAGGAAAAGATGGCTATTATGAAGCTTTAGTAAAGCAAGAAAATACTGTTTTGCAAAAACTTTTATCAACAGTCTTAGGTGCTGATTGGAAAGCTCATGGATCTCCAGTTCCACAAGAAAAATGGAATACATCAGGGGGAATAAAGTTTTATGGAGCTAATGCTAATGCTCAAATAATAGCTGGAAGAAATTTTATACATTCAAATGGAGCATTAAATAATGATGGTGGAAAAACAGAGTCAAATAAAAATATAAAAATAA
This genomic window contains:
- a CDS encoding putative transcriptional regulator, which translates into the protein MKINKESEYAIRIVKYLSEIPENKLIGSKEISKKEEISINMTTKILRFLVNYGIIESYRGTLGGYRLKRDKVSYYEIIKAIQGELYILNDFKSLEQKENEVKKNLWKIQKICKNKLYSLEIKKNFFDS